The Streptomyces luteogriseus genome includes a window with the following:
- a CDS encoding beta-galactosidase: protein MTVRKRPGLSDVTRGRLLFGGDYNPEQWPEETWHEDVRLMKAAGVNSVTLGVFSWSKLEPEPGAREFGWLDTLMDLMHENGIGVVLATPTSSPPPWMGRLHPDTLPVTEDGRTEWWGGRQHFSHSSATYRRYAAAITEDLAARYGGHPALTMWHINNEYCTFDHGDEAAAAFRRWLRERYGSLDALNEAWGTAFWSQGYDTWDGILPPRLPHYMRNPGQVLDFRRFTSDMLLECYTAERDIVRRHTPHLPVTSNFMPLWFGQDAWRWAEEEDVVSVDLYPDPRDPLGAQNGALVQDMTRSQARGPWMLMEQAAGPVNWRGVNHPKPRGLNRLWSLQAVARGADAVCYFQWRQSRQGAEKFHSGMVSHAGEEGRTYQEVKRLGADLERITPEVTGRHLTANIAVLHDWHAWWAGAQDGRLSSLVEYPDVLRAWHRALWQAHLTTDFAHPEHDLTPYPLVVVPQLYSLTDAATDNLLAYVRQGGTLVCGFQTGVADQDDRVRPGGMDARLRELFGIRTLHEWWPLDAGETVACEGFRGTLWSEELEPDGTAEETVPYKGGELDGLPAVLRKGRAWYVSTLPEPEALRGLLASIAAGAGARPVLDGLPEQVEAVRRGEVLFVLNHGRDAVTVEVPGTHRDLLTGTDVTDRVTLGRYEAAVLRP from the coding sequence ATGACCGTGCGGAAACGGCCCGGCCTGAGCGACGTCACCCGGGGCCGTCTCCTCTTCGGCGGGGACTACAACCCGGAGCAGTGGCCCGAGGAGACCTGGCACGAGGACGTCCGGCTGATGAAGGCCGCCGGCGTCAACTCGGTCACCCTCGGCGTCTTCTCCTGGTCCAAGCTGGAACCCGAGCCGGGAGCACGGGAGTTCGGCTGGCTGGACACCCTGATGGACCTGATGCACGAGAACGGCATCGGCGTCGTCCTCGCCACCCCGACCTCCTCGCCCCCGCCCTGGATGGGCCGGCTGCACCCCGACACCCTCCCCGTGACCGAGGACGGCCGCACCGAGTGGTGGGGCGGCCGACAGCACTTCTCGCACTCCAGCGCCACCTACCGGCGCTACGCCGCCGCCATCACCGAGGACCTGGCCGCCCGCTACGGCGGCCACCCGGCCCTGACGATGTGGCACATCAACAACGAGTACTGCACCTTCGACCACGGCGACGAGGCGGCCGCCGCCTTCCGGCGGTGGCTGCGCGAGAGGTACGGCTCGCTCGACGCCCTCAACGAGGCCTGGGGCACCGCCTTCTGGAGCCAGGGCTACGACACCTGGGACGGCATCCTGCCGCCCCGCCTGCCGCACTACATGCGCAACCCCGGCCAGGTCCTGGACTTCCGCCGCTTCACCTCCGACATGCTCCTGGAGTGCTACACCGCCGAGCGGGACATCGTCCGGCGCCACACCCCGCACCTGCCGGTCACCAGCAACTTCATGCCGCTGTGGTTCGGGCAGGACGCCTGGCGCTGGGCCGAGGAGGAGGACGTCGTCTCCGTCGACCTCTACCCCGACCCGCGCGACCCCCTCGGCGCGCAGAACGGCGCCCTGGTCCAGGACATGACCCGCTCCCAGGCGCGCGGGCCCTGGATGCTGATGGAGCAGGCGGCCGGGCCGGTCAACTGGCGGGGCGTGAACCACCCCAAGCCGCGCGGTCTCAACCGGCTCTGGTCGCTCCAGGCCGTGGCCCGGGGAGCCGACGCCGTCTGCTACTTCCAGTGGCGGCAGTCCCGGCAGGGCGCGGAGAAGTTCCACTCCGGCATGGTCAGCCACGCGGGGGAGGAGGGCCGGACGTACCAGGAGGTCAAGCGGCTCGGCGCCGACCTGGAGCGGATCACCCCCGAGGTGACCGGCCGGCACCTCACCGCGAACATCGCCGTGCTGCACGACTGGCACGCCTGGTGGGCCGGCGCCCAGGACGGCCGTCTGTCCAGTCTGGTGGAGTACCCGGACGTCCTGCGTGCCTGGCACCGCGCCCTGTGGCAGGCGCACCTCACCACCGACTTCGCCCACCCCGAGCACGACCTGACGCCGTACCCGCTGGTCGTCGTGCCGCAGCTGTACTCCCTCACCGACGCCGCGACCGACAACCTCCTCGCCTACGTACGGCAGGGCGGCACCCTCGTCTGCGGCTTCCAGACCGGCGTCGCCGACCAGGACGACCGCGTCCGCCCCGGCGGCATGGACGCCCGGCTGCGCGAGCTGTTCGGCATCCGCACGCTGCACGAGTGGTGGCCACTGGACGCGGGGGAGACGGTCGCCTGCGAGGGCTTCCGGGGCACCCTGTGGTCCGAGGAACTGGAACCGGACGGCACCGCCGAGGAGACCGTTCCGTACAAGGGCGGCGAACTCGACGGACTGCCCGCCGTCCTGCGCAAGGGCCGGGCCTGGTACGTCTCCACGCTCCCGGAGCCCGAGGCGCTGCGCGGTCTGCTGGCGTCGATCGCCGCGGGCGCGGGCGCGCGGCCCGTGCTCGACGGTCTCCCCGAGCAGGTGGAGGCCGTGCGGCGGGGCGAGGTGCTGTTCGTGCTCAACCACGGCCGCGATGCGGTGACCGTCGAGGTGCCCGGCACCCATCGCGACCTGCTGACCGGTACGGACGTCACCGACCGGGTCACCCTCGGCCGCTACGAGGCGGCGGTGCTGCGGCCATGA
- a CDS encoding glycosyl hydrolase family 95 catalytic domain-containing protein: protein MTDSAPVHGTWEPHPAARWEDAFLSGNGRHGVLVFGDPHTERVVVTHHTLVRPHGRDPRPPQLAGDLPGLQDRLLAGDTTAAEDFTDGRPLQWVQPFHPAFQVRLDRPEDGGHDYRREVDFTTGVVSTTCAGRAGRVFVSRADDVIVQHLTGPGLTLDIDLDPRLPGAPARLGIGHGAVLTPEGALLSLRARYPDGDKACTGVTQVTVTGGTTTLVPPAVRIEGARSVLLLTRVHRHTGELDVVAEGRALRDLPAAYDELLDRHAALHRTAYERVTLDLAADPAERALPGSELLKQPRSAALLERLFAAGRYHLLSASGLFPPRLTGLWTGDWDTAWSGAFTNDANLNLQTASAAAAALPEVTEAHANLVHRLIPDWRDNARTIFGTRGVVAPAHSDGESGHSYHYNREYPLHLWTAGADWLLKPLVDHDETHGTRDPRTAAALAEVALFYEDFLTRTDENGHLVVVPSYSPENRPANAGWGTVNAAMDLSAARHALRTAAAYHPGPDADRWNALADRLPPHRINEDGALAEWAWPGLTDSYDHRHLSHLYGVWPLDEITPYDTPGLADAAHRALELRGAENDSAHGHLHHALVAARLRDADRVAHALGQVLDGDFFHASLMSAHYPGRDVYNADAAHTLPAVLIEMLVQSTPDRLVLLPALPTAFPDGALRGVRTRFGAELDLTWTRDGAVVVIRPGRTHRVELRTSSGAESLHLVAGEDHVLTSRSW from the coding sequence ATGACCGACTCCGCCCCCGTCCACGGCACCTGGGAGCCGCACCCGGCCGCCCGCTGGGAGGACGCCTTCCTCAGCGGCAACGGCCGGCACGGCGTCCTGGTGTTCGGCGATCCGCACACCGAGCGGGTCGTCGTCACCCACCACACCCTGGTACGGCCCCATGGCCGGGACCCCCGCCCTCCGCAGCTCGCCGGTGACCTCCCCGGACTCCAGGACCGTCTCCTGGCGGGCGACACGACCGCCGCCGAGGACTTCACGGACGGGCGTCCCCTCCAGTGGGTGCAGCCCTTCCACCCGGCTTTCCAGGTCCGGCTGGACCGGCCCGAGGACGGCGGCCACGACTACCGGCGGGAGGTCGACTTCACCACCGGAGTGGTGAGCACGACCTGTGCCGGCCGGGCCGGCCGCGTCTTCGTCTCCCGCGCCGACGACGTGATCGTCCAGCACCTCACCGGACCCGGACTCACTCTCGACATCGACCTGGACCCCCGGCTGCCCGGCGCCCCCGCCCGACTGGGCATCGGTCACGGAGCCGTCCTCACCCCCGAGGGCGCCCTGCTCAGCCTGCGCGCCCGCTACCCGGACGGCGACAAGGCCTGCACCGGCGTCACCCAGGTCACCGTCACCGGCGGCACGACCACCCTGGTGCCCCCGGCCGTGCGCATCGAGGGCGCCCGGTCCGTGCTGCTCCTCACCCGGGTGCACCGGCACACCGGTGAGCTCGACGTGGTGGCCGAGGGCCGTGCCCTGCGCGACCTGCCCGCCGCCTACGACGAGCTCCTCGACCGCCATGCCGCCCTGCACCGCACCGCCTACGAGCGCGTCACCCTCGACCTGGCCGCCGACCCCGCAGAACGGGCCCTGCCGGGCTCGGAGTTGCTCAAGCAGCCGCGCAGCGCCGCCCTGCTGGAGCGCCTCTTCGCCGCCGGGCGCTACCACCTGCTGTCGGCCAGCGGGCTCTTCCCGCCCCGCCTGACCGGGCTGTGGACCGGCGACTGGGACACCGCCTGGTCCGGCGCGTTCACCAACGACGCCAACCTCAACCTCCAGACCGCCTCGGCCGCCGCCGCAGCCCTCCCCGAGGTCACCGAGGCCCACGCGAACCTGGTCCACCGTCTGATCCCCGACTGGCGCGACAACGCCCGCACGATCTTCGGCACCCGGGGTGTCGTCGCCCCCGCCCACTCCGACGGCGAGTCCGGCCACTCCTACCACTACAACCGCGAGTACCCGCTGCACCTGTGGACGGCCGGTGCCGACTGGCTGCTCAAGCCGCTCGTCGACCACGACGAGACCCACGGCACCCGCGACCCCCGCACCGCCGCCGCCCTCGCCGAAGTCGCCCTGTTCTACGAGGACTTCCTCACCCGGACGGACGAGAACGGCCATCTCGTCGTCGTCCCGTCCTACTCACCCGAGAACCGGCCCGCCAACGCCGGGTGGGGCACCGTCAACGCCGCCATGGACCTCTCCGCGGCCCGCCACGCCCTGCGCACGGCCGCCGCCTACCACCCGGGCCCCGACGCCGACCGCTGGAACGCCCTCGCCGACCGGCTCCCTCCGCACCGGATCAACGAGGACGGCGCCCTGGCCGAATGGGCCTGGCCCGGCCTCACCGACTCCTACGACCACCGCCACCTCAGCCACCTCTATGGTGTCTGGCCGCTCGACGAGATCACCCCCTACGACACCCCCGGACTGGCCGACGCCGCACACCGTGCCCTCGAACTGCGCGGCGCGGAGAACGACTCCGCGCACGGCCACCTCCACCACGCCCTCGTCGCGGCCCGGCTCCGGGACGCGGACCGTGTCGCGCACGCCCTCGGCCAGGTCCTGGACGGGGACTTCTTCCACGCCTCCCTGATGAGCGCGCACTACCCCGGCCGCGACGTCTACAACGCCGACGCCGCGCACACCCTGCCCGCCGTGCTGATCGAGATGCTCGTCCAGTCGACCCCCGACCGGCTGGTCCTGCTGCCCGCGCTGCCGACGGCGTTCCCCGACGGCGCCCTGCGCGGGGTGCGCACCCGGTTCGGGGCCGAGCTCGACCTCACCTGGACGCGGGACGGCGCCGTCGTCGTCATCAGGCCCGGCCGCACCCACCGCGTCGAACTGCGGACTTCCTCCGGCGCAGAATCCCTCCACCTGGTCGCCGGAGAAGACCACGTCCTCACCTCGAGGTCGTGGTAG
- a CDS encoding ABC transporter permease, with amino-acid sequence MANSTVPRSRAEAETTETASRAADATGERPEKRKLSGKLSLRLRFRRDRTLILMTLPAVALVLVFNYIPILGNVVAFQEYDPYVSDNGFVAMLESPWVGVEQFQRIFADSAFWDAVRNTLVLFGLQLVLFFPIPIVLALLINSVIRPRIRAVSQAILYLPHFFSWVLVITVFQQIFGGAGIIAQTLRQHGYEGFDLMTDPGIFKFLVTSEGVWKDAGWGIIVFLAALASVSPDLYEAASMDGAGRWRRMWHVTLPALRPVIALLLVLRVGDALTVGFEQILLQRDAVGPGAAEVLDTYVWWNGVRNQDFSYAAAAGLIKGLVSVALVLAANKVAHFMGEQGVYKK; translated from the coding sequence GTGGCCAACAGCACGGTGCCTCGCAGCAGGGCCGAGGCGGAGACCACCGAGACGGCTTCCCGTGCGGCGGACGCCACCGGGGAGCGGCCGGAAAAGAGGAAACTCTCCGGCAAGCTGAGCCTGAGGCTGCGGTTCCGCCGCGACCGCACGCTGATCCTGATGACCCTGCCGGCCGTCGCGCTGGTCCTGGTCTTCAACTACATACCGATCCTCGGCAACGTCGTCGCCTTCCAGGAGTACGACCCCTACGTCAGCGACAACGGCTTCGTCGCGATGCTGGAGAGCCCCTGGGTGGGCGTCGAGCAGTTCCAGCGGATCTTCGCGGACTCGGCGTTCTGGGACGCCGTGCGGAACACGCTCGTACTGTTCGGCCTCCAGCTGGTGCTGTTCTTCCCGATCCCGATCGTGCTCGCGCTGCTCATCAACAGCGTGATCAGGCCCCGGATCCGGGCGGTGTCGCAGGCGATCCTCTACCTGCCGCACTTCTTCTCCTGGGTGCTGGTGATCACCGTCTTCCAGCAGATCTTCGGCGGAGCGGGCATCATCGCGCAGACCCTCCGTCAGCACGGCTACGAGGGCTTCGACCTCATGACCGACCCGGGGATCTTCAAGTTCCTGGTGACGTCGGAGGGCGTCTGGAAGGACGCGGGCTGGGGCATCATCGTCTTCCTCGCCGCACTCGCCTCCGTGAGCCCCGACCTCTACGAGGCGGCGTCCATGGACGGGGCCGGGCGCTGGCGCCGCATGTGGCACGTCACGCTGCCCGCGCTGCGGCCGGTGATCGCCCTGCTGCTGGTGCTGCGCGTCGGTGACGCGCTCACCGTCGGCTTCGAACAGATCCTGCTGCAACGCGATGCGGTGGGACCGGGGGCGGCGGAGGTCCTCGACACCTATGTGTGGTGGAACGGCGTCCGCAACCAGGACTTCAGCTACGCGGCGGCGGCCGGTTTGATCAAGGGCCTCGTGAGCGTGGCGCTCGTCCTCGCCGCGAACAAGGTGGCCCACTTCATGGGCGAGCAGGGGGTGTACAAGAAGTGA
- a CDS encoding extracellular solute-binding protein, translated as MTPNAASASSGPSRRSFLASTAVATAAVAGGMPLLAACGGSDSGSKDGTTSGKSAKKLLPAYVASNVVSPDIPSKNGSAMGFTGKLDLAGLKTSVPKKLGKGSRVKIMSPFWGTPPKGDNPYYTTMNDLIGVDIAWQNQDGNTYDEKLGAVLASSDLPDVVVIPSWNMGGKIPSAIISKFADLGPYLSGDAIKKYPNLAAIPSGAWQYSIFGGKLRGLPQPAPSVPGIVPFYRKDVFDKEGYELPKSPDEFLALAKEITRPRAKVWACDDMKWAAFEFFGVLSGSEKPLGWNLADGKMVYRVETEEYLEALEWVRKLYAAGVVHPDAKAANQGTAGDRFTAGQVLMYNQNISDWWGKMAEQAGQNADFRISGMDIFGADGGDPTLWAGSPAGIFAFVNKKASKTVVEDILAAANVTAAPYGTKEYMLTNYGVEGTHYTVKDGVPTKNDKGNQEVLNAYVMLASPAPTIAHPDLPDIAKEQVEWQQRMGAFTKKSTFWGMQITEPARYTNLSNDFEQLEDDVVRGRKKISDVQQAVSDWKKQGGDKLRDWYQKLHDTNGSAQ; from the coding sequence ATGACGCCGAACGCCGCCTCCGCCTCCTCCGGACCGAGCCGGAGAAGTTTCCTCGCCTCCACGGCGGTCGCCACCGCGGCCGTGGCCGGCGGGATGCCGCTGCTCGCCGCCTGCGGCGGCTCGGACAGCGGCTCGAAGGACGGCACGACGTCCGGCAAGAGCGCCAAGAAGCTGCTGCCGGCCTACGTCGCGAGCAACGTGGTCTCGCCGGACATCCCGTCCAAGAACGGCTCGGCGATGGGCTTCACCGGCAAGCTCGACCTGGCCGGCCTCAAGACCTCGGTGCCGAAGAAGCTCGGCAAGGGCAGCCGCGTCAAGATCATGTCGCCGTTCTGGGGCACGCCGCCGAAGGGCGACAACCCCTACTACACGACGATGAACGACCTGATCGGCGTCGACATCGCCTGGCAGAACCAGGACGGCAACACCTACGACGAGAAGCTGGGCGCGGTGCTCGCCTCCAGCGACCTGCCGGACGTCGTGGTCATCCCCAGCTGGAACATGGGCGGCAAGATACCCAGCGCCATCATCAGCAAGTTCGCCGACCTCGGCCCGTATCTGTCCGGGGACGCGATCAAGAAGTACCCGAACCTCGCGGCCATCCCGAGCGGCGCCTGGCAGTACTCCATCTTCGGCGGCAAGCTGCGCGGCCTGCCCCAGCCCGCCCCCTCCGTCCCCGGCATCGTGCCCTTCTACCGCAAGGACGTCTTCGACAAGGAGGGCTACGAACTCCCCAAGTCCCCGGACGAGTTCCTCGCCCTCGCCAAGGAGATCACCCGGCCCAGGGCCAAGGTGTGGGCCTGCGACGACATGAAGTGGGCCGCCTTCGAGTTCTTCGGTGTGCTCTCCGGCAGCGAGAAGCCGCTCGGCTGGAACCTGGCCGACGGCAAGATGGTCTACCGCGTCGAGACCGAGGAGTACCTCGAAGCGCTGGAGTGGGTGCGCAAGCTGTACGCGGCGGGTGTGGTGCACCCCGATGCCAAGGCGGCCAACCAGGGCACCGCCGGCGACCGCTTCACCGCCGGTCAGGTCCTGATGTACAACCAGAACATCTCGGACTGGTGGGGCAAGATGGCCGAGCAGGCGGGCCAGAACGCCGACTTCCGGATCTCCGGCATGGACATCTTCGGCGCCGACGGCGGTGACCCCACCCTGTGGGCCGGTTCGCCCGCGGGCATCTTCGCCTTCGTCAACAAGAAGGCGTCCAAGACCGTCGTCGAGGACATCCTGGCCGCCGCCAACGTCACCGCCGCCCCGTACGGCACCAAGGAGTACATGCTCACCAACTACGGGGTGGAGGGCACGCACTACACCGTCAAGGACGGGGTGCCCACCAAGAACGACAAGGGCAACCAGGAGGTCCTGAACGCCTATGTGATGCTCGCCAGCCCCGCTCCGACCATCGCGCACCCGGACCTGCCGGACATCGCGAAGGAACAGGTGGAGTGGCAGCAGCGGATGGGCGCCTTCACCAAGAAGTCCACCTTCTGGGGCATGCAGATCACCGAGCCCGCCCGCTACACCAACCTCTCCAACGACTTCGAGCAGCTGGAGGACGACGTCGTCCGCGGCCGCAAGAAGATCAGCGATGTGCAGCAGGCCGTCTCCGACTGGAAGAAGCAGGGCGGCGACAAGCTGCGGGACTGGTACCAGAAGCTGCACGACACCAACGGTTCGGCACAGTGA
- a CDS encoding carbohydrate ABC transporter permease — protein MTAVIDKAALEEAAREPRFWEAPPRPVWEEEPSKAGVAGKGIVLAGACLAVLFPLWIVVVTSLSSKQTITEAGGLVLIPKGITFVAYQELLSGGQVTRAAIVSVCVTLVGTAFSMTVSVLAAYGLSRSGSLGHRWLLMTLLATMFFGAGLIPTYLLVQSLGLTDTYLALILPSAVSVFNILVLRGFFMNLSSELVDSARIDGAGDWRILWQIVMPLSRAVIAVITLFYAVGYWSAWFNASIYLSDQSMMPLQNVMIQLVQKQEAPVGVSQAIKTGQISALAIQMAVMVMALLPVAVISPFVQKHFKKGMLTGAVKG, from the coding sequence GTGACCGCCGTCATCGACAAGGCCGCCCTCGAGGAGGCCGCGCGCGAACCCCGCTTCTGGGAGGCCCCGCCGCGGCCCGTCTGGGAGGAGGAGCCCAGCAAGGCCGGGGTCGCGGGCAAGGGCATCGTCCTGGCGGGTGCCTGCCTCGCGGTGCTCTTCCCGCTGTGGATCGTCGTCGTCACCAGCCTGTCCTCGAAGCAGACCATCACCGAGGCCGGCGGCCTGGTGCTGATCCCGAAGGGCATCACGTTCGTCGCCTACCAGGAGCTGCTGAGCGGCGGGCAGGTGACCAGGGCCGCCATCGTCAGCGTGTGTGTCACGCTCGTCGGCACGGCCTTCTCCATGACGGTGTCGGTGCTGGCCGCCTACGGCCTGTCCCGCAGCGGGTCGCTGGGGCACCGCTGGCTGCTGATGACCCTGCTCGCGACGATGTTCTTCGGGGCCGGGCTCATCCCGACCTATCTGCTCGTGCAGTCGCTGGGACTGACCGACACCTACCTCGCACTGATCCTGCCGAGTGCGGTCAGTGTCTTCAACATCCTGGTACTGCGCGGGTTCTTCATGAACCTCTCCTCGGAACTCGTCGACAGTGCCCGGATCGACGGTGCGGGGGACTGGCGGATCCTCTGGCAGATCGTCATGCCGCTCTCGCGGGCCGTCATCGCGGTGATCACGCTGTTCTACGCGGTGGGGTACTGGAGCGCCTGGTTCAACGCGTCGATCTACCTCAGCGACCAGAGCATGATGCCGCTGCAGAACGTCATGATCCAGCTGGTGCAGAAGCAGGAGGCGCCGGTCGGGGTGAGCCAGGCGATCAAGACCGGGCAGATCTCCGCGCTGGCGATCCAGATGGCCGTGATGGTGATGGCGCTGCTGCCGGTCGCCGTGATCTCGCCGTTCGTCCAGAAGCACTTCAAGAAGGGCATGCTCACCGGGGCCGTCAAGGGCTGA
- a CDS encoding sialidase family protein, giving the protein MSAFHLSRRSVLAGTAAVAAVASLPSVQGQAAAVTPAEGGYRWRNAVQGGTGFITGVLFHPSVRGLAYLRTDIGGAYRWDDRTDRWIPLTDHLGWDDWNLLGVEAMAVDPAHPDRVYLSLGTYAQSWAGNGAVLRSEDRGATWQRTDLTVKLGANEDGRGCGERLLVDPRDSDTLWLGTRHDGLLKSTDRGATWKAVSFPAAPSATGQGITLLVAAGRSVYAGWGDSDGTTGKPNLYRTSDGTTWEAVPGQPAGTAAKVPVRAAYDRHTRELYVTYADAPGPNGQTDGSVHKLRTANGKWSEVTPVKPGAATSDGGTDSFGYGGVAVDARDPGTVVVSTNNRWSLIDTLYRTTDGGRTWTSLKDKAVLDVSETPYLKWGADKPKFGWWIQAVGLDPYDSRHVVHGTGATLYGTRDLKHWAPQIRGVEEASVRQLISPPTGTAHLLSGSGDIGVMYHERLTASPSRGMASNPVFGSATGLSLAAAKPSYVVRAGWGDHGNGAFSNDGGKTWAPFEAQPDVAKSAPGPIATNADGSVLLWSFGTANPGYRSADNGAGWSEVASFPKGAAPVADPVDPARFYAFDTTTGTLFASTDSGRTFTARATGLSSGDTEFQLVGAHGRSGDLWLSLKSNGLYRSTDGGATFSRVAGCRASYTLGFGKAARGASYPALYMVGSTETITAVYRSDDEAKTWTRINDDRHQWGWTGAGITGDPRVYGRVYIATNGRGVQYGEPVR; this is encoded by the coding sequence ATGAGCGCGTTTCACCTCAGCAGACGGTCCGTGCTGGCCGGGACCGCCGCCGTCGCCGCGGTCGCCTCCCTTCCGTCGGTCCAGGGACAAGCCGCGGCCGTCACACCCGCCGAGGGCGGATACCGGTGGCGCAACGCCGTCCAGGGCGGCACCGGATTCATCACCGGCGTGCTGTTCCACCCCTCCGTCCGCGGACTCGCCTACCTCCGCACCGATATCGGCGGCGCCTACCGCTGGGACGACCGGACCGACCGCTGGATCCCGCTCACCGACCACCTCGGCTGGGACGACTGGAACCTGCTCGGCGTGGAGGCCATGGCCGTCGACCCGGCGCATCCGGACCGGGTCTACCTCTCCCTCGGCACCTACGCGCAGTCCTGGGCCGGCAACGGGGCCGTGCTGCGGTCGGAGGACCGCGGCGCGACCTGGCAGCGCACCGACCTCACCGTGAAGCTCGGAGCCAACGAGGACGGCCGGGGCTGCGGAGAGCGGCTGCTCGTCGACCCGCGCGACAGCGACACCCTGTGGCTCGGCACCCGGCACGACGGGCTGCTCAAGTCCACCGACCGGGGCGCGACATGGAAGGCCGTGAGCTTCCCGGCCGCTCCCAGCGCCACCGGCCAGGGCATCACGCTCCTGGTCGCCGCCGGCCGCAGCGTCTACGCCGGCTGGGGCGACTCCGACGGCACCACCGGCAAGCCCAATCTGTACCGCACGTCCGACGGCACCACCTGGGAGGCCGTCCCCGGGCAGCCCGCCGGTACCGCCGCCAAGGTCCCGGTACGGGCCGCGTACGACCGGCACACCCGCGAGCTGTACGTGACGTACGCCGACGCCCCGGGCCCGAACGGCCAGACGGACGGCAGCGTGCACAAACTGCGGACGGCGAACGGGAAGTGGAGCGAGGTCACGCCCGTGAAGCCCGGCGCTGCGACGAGCGACGGCGGAACCGACTCCTTCGGCTACGGCGGTGTCGCCGTCGACGCCCGCGACCCGGGGACCGTGGTCGTCTCCACCAACAACCGCTGGTCGCTGATCGACACCCTGTACCGGACCACCGACGGCGGCCGCACCTGGACATCCCTCAAGGACAAGGCCGTCCTCGACGTCTCCGAGACGCCCTACCTCAAGTGGGGCGCCGACAAGCCCAAGTTCGGCTGGTGGATCCAGGCCGTCGGACTCGACCCGTACGACTCCCGGCACGTCGTCCACGGCACCGGCGCGACCCTCTACGGCACCCGCGACCTCAAGCACTGGGCCCCGCAGATCCGCGGCGTGGAAGAGGCTTCAGTACGCCAGTTGATCTCACCCCCGACCGGCACGGCACACCTGCTCAGCGGGTCCGGCGACATCGGTGTGATGTACCACGAGCGGCTCACGGCGTCGCCGTCGCGCGGCATGGCGTCGAACCCCGTGTTCGGCTCCGCCACCGGCCTGTCGCTGGCCGCGGCCAAGCCGTCCTACGTGGTCCGGGCCGGCTGGGGCGACCACGGCAACGGCGCCTTCTCGAACGACGGCGGCAAGACCTGGGCGCCCTTCGAGGCCCAGCCGGACGTGGCCAAGTCGGCGCCCGGCCCGATCGCCACCAACGCCGACGGCAGCGTGCTGCTGTGGTCCTTCGGCACGGCCAACCCGGGGTACCGCTCGGCCGACAACGGCGCCGGCTGGTCCGAGGTCGCCTCCTTCCCGAAGGGTGCCGCGCCTGTCGCGGACCCCGTGGACCCGGCCCGCTTCTACGCCTTCGACACCACCACCGGCACGCTCTTCGCCAGCACCGACAGCGGCCGGACCTTCACCGCGCGGGCCACCGGCCTGAGCTCGGGCGACACCGAGTTCCAGCTGGTCGGGGCACACGGGCGCTCCGGCGACCTGTGGCTGAGCCTGAAGTCGAACGGGCTGTACCGCTCGACCGACGGCGGTGCGACGTTCAGCAGGGTCGCCGGCTGCCGGGCCTCGTACACCCTGGGCTTCGGCAAGGCCGCCAGGGGCGCTTCCTACCCGGCCCTCTACATGGTCGGCTCCACCGAGACCATCACCGCCGTGTACCGCTCCGACGACGAGGCGAAGACCTGGACGCGGATCAACGACGACCGGCACCAGTGGGGCTGGACCGGCGCCGGCATCACCGGTGACCCGCGCGTGTACGGCCGTGTCTACATCGCCACCAACGGACGCGGCGTGCAGTACGGGGAGCCAGTCCGATGA